In Carya illinoinensis cultivar Pawnee chromosome 7, C.illinoinensisPawnee_v1, whole genome shotgun sequence, the following are encoded in one genomic region:
- the LOC122317363 gene encoding DNA polymerase zeta catalytic subunit isoform X2 — MKIYLYYPHDVSRAAKLLLNSAVLDRSLQPYESHIPFILQFLVDYNLYGMGLIHLSKMKFRHPVPDAFSARKSDFQAYTSCDASLSSPIWISSSIPADWMWQAPFEYEASSDQDIFIKRQSICELEGDASLDEIINRQFKLYSSLSQTCSDVKMVQSLVPIWEEEYERTGMHEVAMPLDPTKPLSEDVLKTLSLDLDFDNRLIELYADATASSIVEGNLVGLVHINPANVDGEALKCSKETATVGYLLPHEREGGPTAAGERDTSPNILSTDEVQSSGIIETLDSKAADKEALGLLRWLATSQAVEDINSDDELVRETILSPLLPATIDKVLEKANIDYESESQKECQDILDSIDDLIDFEDLRGRASHSSDQNHSSRNSSEEMIPQVDGSGDDMFSTHCTGSTENASEMKTSGLEQSLECQELQDVGGRFTSKNKRKQPVWGSLPFSTSQKVNNDLEAVDFHIIDECVSETKDRVGTSFLAVNEAGNCADGFMKNAGTDIHVLKESIASVGCSMRDLMRKKRSYRGEPRDCGPGRVKKVLLEGEQREGIFLVPRRLSGELDKHSTESLNLKQSFTGQQTNFHGASEVKAAHSDGPMYGKRPLLSSSESSFHASKLKDVNLGSHERIGDEVGKGASTRHVDFTGACASQVHTRAGLCNPKNVDSTASMSHYEIYGRKESDFGAVTLNNERFQQLDAASSSCLLSDPVGCEVSGADCYLYESGHKDKQSLGWVDNKSDDNPVGTATDSVGLLKENCGVGKPGGHCVLSGLSRSKAKCTELIGMTFSSKPPIAGWTDGAFENLSFLPTTSNLAEENYDRKTGGDLDDFLPFFDGDCQEVKEDMDKHGRNSDSNSDQVVIGVPTHCQNDGSYLYLLTSVFSPPSADSVYRWLSCEDKGTSGGNNVALVEPSALISSSSILIGSKSYLPNDFDKALPESSSESHVKPILDPLCYEIPGSLNTERAPYGDEMTTIMQGGEGIAKEKVCSGFSQDMSQISGPDGKSRLTPLSQSGFRDPASVGGGQQLTLLSIEVQAESRGDLRPDPRFDAVNVIVLAIQNDTDSIAEVYVLLRGKTEAYKRSLDGIPGCKMLVFSEEKYLFSHFMKFVCSYDPDIVMGWDIQGGSLGFLAERASHLGIVLLSNISRTPSETKIAAGDLPEILNNIFPESIADPVAIEDAIIEDEWGRTHASGVHVGGRIVLNVWRLMRSEVKLSMYTIEAVADAVLRRKIPAYHHKLLTKWFSSGPGHGRFRCIEYVIERARLNLEMMNQLDMISRTSELARVFGIDFFSVLSRGSQYRVESMLLRLAHTQNYLAISPGTQQVASQPAMECLPLVMEPESGFYADPVVVLDFQSLYPSMIIAYNLCFSTCLGKVASSKSNTLGVSSYSPDPYVLQAVKNDILLTPNSVMYVSPKVRKGILPRLLEEILSTRIMVKEAMKRLSPSQQVLHRIFNSRQLALKLIANVTYGYTAAGFSGRMPCAELADSIVQCGRRTLEKAISFVNAHEKWKARVIYGDTDSLFVLLKGRSVKESFQIGNEIASAITAMNPNPVTLKMEKVYHPCFLLTKKRYVGYSYESPEQSEPVFDAKGIETVRRDTCGAVAKTMEKSLRLFFEHQDISEVKEYLQRQWTRIVSGRFSLQDFVFAKEVRLGTYSSLPPAAIVATKAMRADPRAEPRYAERIPYVVIHGEPGARLIDMVVDPMELLAIDSPFRLNDLYYINKHIIPALQRVFGLVGGNLNQWLIEMPRPVRKASTKRPCYAPNPLRTRIDYYYISKHCILCGELVQASAHLCNQCSQKGTAAAAAAAAVTGRTSKLEREMQHLAAICHHCGGGDWGVKCTSLACSVLFERQKVQKELQSLSSVAADEGFYPNCMVEWF, encoded by the exons ATGAAGATATATCT CTATTATCCTCATGATGTCTCTCGTGCTGCCAAGCTTCTTTTG AACAGTGCAGTTCTTGATAGAAGTTTACAGCCCTATGAATCGCATATTCCCTTCATTCTCCAGTTTCTG GTCGACTATAACTTGTATGGGATGGGCCTAATACATTTATCGAAGATGAAATTCCGTCATCCAGTACCAGATGCTTTCTCAGCAAGAAAATCTGATTTCCAG GCATACACGAGTTGTGATGCATCTTTAAGTTCACCAATTTGGATATCGTCATCAATCCCAGCTGATTGGATGTGGCAAGCTCCTTTTGAATATGAGGCGTCATCAGATCAGGACATTTTTATTAAACGTCAAAGTATTTGTGAACTTGAGGGGGATGCTTCTCTAGATG AGATTATTAACCGGCAGTTTAAACTTTATTCATCTCTCTCACAAACCTGTTCAGATGTGAAAATGGTTCAATCTCTTGTCCCTATTTGGGAG gaggaatatgaaaggactggaATGCATGAGGTGGCAATGCCTCTTGATCCTACAAAACCACTGTCAGAAGATGTTCTTAAAACTCTATCACTGGATCTTGATTTTGACAACAGACTAATTGAACTATATGCTGATGCTACTGCATCATCTATTGTTGAGGGAAATTTGGTTGGACTTGTTCATATTAACCCTGCCAATGTAGATGGAGAAGCTTTGAAGTGTTCTAAAGAAACAGCAACAGTTGGCTATTTGTTACCACACGAAAGAGAAGGTGGTCCAACAGCTGCTGGAGAGAGGGATACAAGTCCTAATATATTGTCTACTGACGAAGTACAATCATCAGGAATTATTGAAACATTAGATTCAAAG GCTGCAGATAAGGAAGCCCTTGGTCTATTGAGGTGGCTAGCCACTTCCCAGGCTGTTGAAGATATAAACTCTGATGATGAACTTGTTCGTGAAACCATTTTGAGTCCTTTGTTGCCTGCAACTATTGATAAGGTGCTGGAGAAAGCTAATATTGATTATGAAAGTGAATCTCAAAAGGAGTGTCAAGACATTCTTGATTCCATTGATGATTTGATTGACTTTGAGGATCTGAGAGGAAGAGCTTCTCACTCTTCTGATCAGAATCATTCTTCTAGAAATTCATCAGAAGAAATGATTCCACAAGTGGATGGCTCTGGGGATGATATGTTCTCAACTCATTGTACTGGATCAACTGAAAATGCATCTGAAATGAAGACAAGTGGACTTGAACAGTCTTTGGAATGCCAGGAATTGCAGGATGTTGGCGGGAGATTCACCAGTAAGAACAAAAGAAAGCAACCTGTCTGGGGCTCTTTGCCATTTTCCACATCACAAAAGGTGAATAATGACTTAGAGGCTGTGGATTTCCATATAATTGATGAGTGTGTAAGTGAAACTAAAGATCGTGTAGGTACAAGTTTCTTGGCTGTTAATGAGGCGGGAAATTGTGCAGATGGTTTCATGAAAAATGCAGGTACAGATATTCATGTTTTAAAGGAATCAATTGCTTCGGTTGGATGCTCTATGCGAGACTTGATGAGGAAAAAGCGATCTTACCGTGGTGAACCACGTGATTGTGGGCCTGGTAGAGTTAAAAAGGTGCTTTTGGAAGGGGAGCAAAGGGAAGGCATCTTTCTCGTCCCTAGACGTTTAAGTGGCGAACTTGACAAACACTCTACTGAGTCTCTCAATTTGAAGCAATCTTTTACAGGCCAACAAACAAATTTCCATGGGGCTTCTGAGGTTAAAGCAGCACATTCGGATGGTCCCATGTATGGCAAGCGCCCTCTTTTGTCCAGCAGTGAGAGTTCGTTTCATGCTAGTAAGTTGAAAGATGTTAATCTTGGTTCTCATGAAAGGATTGGTGATGAGGTTGGCAAAGGAGCTTCCACCAGACATGTAGATTTCACAGGAGCATGTGCTTCTCAAGTTCACACAAGAGCAGGACTTTGTAATCCCAAGAATGTAGATTCTACAGCTTCCATGAGTCACTATGAAATTTACGGCCGTAAAGAGTCTGATTTTGGTGCAGTTACCTTGAATAATGAGAGATTTCAGCAACTAGATGCTGCTTCTTCAAGCTGTTTGCTAAGTGATCCGGTTGGATGTGAAGTATCTGGTGCAGATTGTTACTTGTATGAAAGTGGCCATAAAGATAAACAGTCTCTGGGATGGGTAGATAACAAGTCTGATGATAATCCTGTGGGCACTGCAACTGATTCAGTGGGTCTGTTAAAAGAGAATTGTGGTGTTGGCAAACCAGGAGGGCATTGTGTGTTATCTGGGCTCAGCCGCTCAAAAGCAAAATGTACAGAACTAATCGGCATGACCTTCTCCAGTAAACCTCCTATTGCAGGCTGGACAGATGGAGCATTTGAAAATCTTTCATTTCTGCCTACTACCTCTAATCTGGCGGAGGAAAATTATGACAGAAAAACAG GGGGAGATTTGGAtgattttcttcccttttttgaTGGGGACTGTCAAGAAGTGAAAGAAGACATGGACAAGCATGGTAGAAATAGCGACTCGAATTCTGATCAAGTTGTCATCGGGGTCCCTACTCACTGTCAAAATGATGGCTCTTACTTGTATCTTTTAACATCTGTATTCTCACCTCCTTCTGCAGATAGTGTATATAGATGGCTATCATGTGAAGACAAAG GTACTTCTGGAGGCAACAACGTAGCATTGGTGGAGCCATCAGCTTTAATAA GTTCATCTAGCATTTTGATTGGTTCAAAAAGTTATTTGCCCAATGATTTTGACAAGGCTTTGCCTGAATCTAGCTCCGAATCTCATGTGAAGCCTATTCTTGATCCTTTGTGTTACGAAATCCCTGGAAGCCTTAATACAGAAAGGGCTCCATATGGCGATGAGATGACAACAATCATGCAGGGCGGAGAAGGTATTGCAAAAGAAAAGGTTTGCTCTGGTTTCTCGCAAGATATGTCTCAGATTTCAGGACCAGATGGGAAATCACGGCTTACTCCTCTTAGTCAAAGTGGATTTCGGGATCCTGCCAGTGTTGGTGGTGGGCAACAATTGACATTGTTGAGTATAGAG GTTCAAGCAGAATCAAGAGGTGATCTCAGACCTGATCCTCGATTTGATGCTGTCAATGTTATAGTTCTTGCCATCCAAAATGATACTGATTCTATCGCCGAAGTTTATGTGCTTTTGCGTGGTAAAACTGAAGCTTACAAGAG GAGCTTAGATGGAATACCTGGCTGCAAGATGTTGGTTTTCTCTGAGGAGAAGTACTTATTCAGTCACTTTATGAAGTTTGTATGTTCATATGACCCAGATATAGTAATGGGTTGGGATATTCAAGGGGGTTCTCTAGGATTTTTGGCAGAAAGGGCTTCACATCTTGGTATAGTTTTACTCAGTAACATATCTCGGACACCATCTGAAACCAAGATAGCTGCTGGAGACTTACCTGAGATTCTTAATAATATATTTCCCGAGTCAATTGCTGATCCCGTCGCAATAGAAGATGCAATAATCGAGGATGAATGGGGTCGAACTCATGCCAGTGGTGTTCATGTAGGTGGTAGAATTGTCTTGAATGTGTGGCGTCTGATGCGCAGTGAAGTCAAGCTTAGTATGTACACGATTGAAGCAGTAGCTGATGCTGTGCTGAGGCGAAAAATTCCTGCATATCATCACAAATTACTGACAAAATGGTTTTCAAGTGGTCCTGGACATGGGAGATTTAGGTGTATAGAGTATGTGATAGAGAGAGCAAGGTTGAACCTTGAGATGATGAACCAACTTGATATG ATAAGTCGAACATCAGAACTTGCTCGTGTCTTTGGCATTGACTTTTTTTCAGTTCTTTCTCGCGGTTCACAATATCGTGTTGAATCAATGCTCTTGAGATTGGCACATACACAAAATTATCTGGCTATATCCCCCGGAACTCAACAGGTTGCTTCTCAACCTGCAATGGAGTGCCTGCCTCTTGTAATGGAACCAGAGTCTGGCTTTTATGCAGATCCAGTTGTTGTCTTGGATTTTCAGTCTCTATATCCATCAATGATAATTGCATACAACCTTTGCTTTTCTACATGCCTTGGCAAAGTTGCATCTTCCAAGTCAAATACACTTGGGGTTAGTTCATATTCACCAGATCCGTATGTTCTGCAGGCTGTGAAAAATGATATTCTGCTTACTCCAAATAGTGTCATGTATGTATCTCCAAAGGTCCGTAAGGGCATACTGCCCCGTTTATTGGAGGAAATATTATCGACTAGAATAATGGTGAAAGAAGCTATGAAAAGGTTGAGCCCCTCACAGCAAGTTCTTCACAGGATATTTAATTCTAGACAGCTTGCTTTGAAGCTGATTGCAAATGTGACATATGGCTATACAGCTGCTGGATTTAGTGGTCGCATGCCTTGTGCGGAGCTGGCAGACAGTATTGTTCAGTGTGGCCGCCGTACTCTTGAAAAGGCAATCTCATTTGTGAATGCACATGAGAAGTGGAAAGCTAGAGTTATTTATGGTGATACTGATAGCTTGTTTGTGCTCCTCAAGGGACGCTCAGTCAAAGAGTCTTTTCAAATTGGTAATGAGATTGCATCTGCAATCACTGCCATGAATCCAAATCCAGTCACTTTAAAAATGGAGAAAGTTTATCACCCATGCTTCCTCCTTACTAAAAAACGCTATGTTGGTTACAGTTATGAGAGCCCAGAGCAGTCTGAACCTGTGTTCGATGCTAAAGGTATTGAAACAGTACGCAGGGATACATGTGGAGCTGTTGCAAAGACAATGGAGAAGTCGTTGAGACTCTTTTTTGAACATCAAGACATCTCTGAGGTCAAAGAATATTTGCAGCGTCAATGGACACGGATTGTATCTGGTAGGTTCTCTCTTCAGGATTTTGTTTTTGCAAAGGAGGTTCGATTGGGTACCTACTCTTCTCTCCCACCGGCAGCAATTGTGGCCACAAAAGCAATGAGAGCCGATCCCAGGGCTGAACCACGCTATGCAGAGCGAATACCTTATGTTGTAATACATGGGGAGCCCGGGGCCCGTCTAATTGATATGGTTGTGGATCCAATGGAACTTTTGGCGATTGATTCGCCCTTTAGATTAAATGATTTGTATTACATCAACAAACATATAATCCCAGCTTTGCAGCGGGTATTTGGACTGGTTGGAGGTAACTTGAACCAGTGGCTAATAGAGATGCCACGTCCAGTCCGGAAAGCCTCTACCAAACGTCCTTGTTATGCTCCAAATCCACTCCGAACCAGAATTGATTATTACTACATCTCTAAACATTGTATACTTTGCGGTGAGTTGGTTCAGGCATCAGCCCATCTCTGCAATCAGTGTTCGCAAAAGGGAACtgctgcagcagcagcagctgcAGCTGTGACAGGAAGAACTTcaaaattggagagagagatgcaACACCTTGCTGCaatatgtcatcattgtggaGGTGGTGACTGGGGAGTCAAGTGCACTTCGCTGGCATGCTCAGTGTTGTTCGAGAGGCAGAAAGTTCAGAAGGAGCTACAAAGTCTTTCCTCTGTGGCTGCTGATGAAGGTTTCTACCCAAATTGTATGGTCGAGTGGTTCTGA
- the LOC122317363 gene encoding DNA polymerase zeta catalytic subunit isoform X3 yields MMSLVLPSFFCAVLDRSLQPYESHIPFILQFLVDYNLYGMGLIHLSKMKFRHPVPDAFSARKSDFQAYTSCDASLSSPIWISSSIPADWMWQAPFEYEASSDQDIFIKRQSICELEGDASLDEIINRQFKLYSSLSQTCSDVKMVQSLVPIWEEEYERTGMHEVAMPLDPTKPLSEDVLKTLSLDLDFDNRLIELYADATASSIVEGNLVGLVHINPANVDGEALKCSKETATVGYLLPHEREGGPTAAGERDTSPNILSTDEVQSSGIIETLDSKAADKEALGLLRWLATSQAVEDINSDDELVRETILSPLLPATIDKVLEKANIDYESESQKECQDILDSIDDLIDFEDLRGRASHSSDQNHSSRNSSEEMIPQVDGSGDDMFSTHCTGSTENASEMKTSGLEQSLECQELQDVGGRFTSKNKRKQPVWGSLPFSTSQKVNNDLEAVDFHIIDECVSETKDRVGTSFLAVNEAGNCADGFMKNAGTDIHVLKESIASVGCSMRDLMRKKRSYRGEPRDCGPGRVKKVLLEGEQREGIFLVPRRLSGELDKHSTESLNLKQSFTGQQTNFHGASEVKAAHSDGPMYGKRPLLSSSESSFHASKLKDVNLGSHERIGDEVGKGASTRHVDFTGACASQVHTRAGLCNPKNVDSTASMSHYEIYGRKESDFGAVTLNNERFQQLDAASSSCLLSDPVGCEVSGADCYLYESGHKDKQSLGWVDNKSDDNPVGTATDSVGLLKENCGVGKPGGHCVLSGLSRSKAKCTELIGMTFSSKPPIAGWTDGAFENLSFLPTTSNLAEENYDRKTGGDLDDFLPFFDGDCQEVKEDMDKHGRNSDSNSDQVVIGVPTHCQNDGSYLYLLTSVFSPPSADSVYRWLSCEDKGTSGGNNVALVEPSALISSSSILIGSKSYLPNDFDKALPESSSESHVKPILDPLCYEIPGSLNTERAPYGDEMTTIMQGGEGIAKEKVCSGFSQDMSQISGPDGKSRLTPLSQSGFRDPASVGGGQQLTLLSIEVQAESRGDLRPDPRFDAVNVIVLAIQNDTDSIAEVYVLLRGKTEAYKRSLDGIPGCKMLVFSEEKYLFSHFMKFVCSYDPDIVMGWDIQGGSLGFLAERASHLGIVLLSNISRTPSETKIAAGDLPEILNNIFPESIADPVAIEDAIIEDEWGRTHASGVHVGGRIVLNVWRLMRSEVKLSMYTIEAVADAVLRRKIPAYHHKLLTKWFSSGPGHGRFRCIEYVIERARLNLEMMNQLDMISRTSELARVFGIDFFSVLSRGSQYRVESMLLRLAHTQNYLAISPGTQQVASQPAMECLPLVMEPESGFYADPVVVLDFQSLYPSMIIAYNLCFSTCLGKVASSKSNTLGVSSYSPDPYVLQAVKNDILLTPNSVMYVSPKVRKGILPRLLEEILSTRIMVKEAMKRLSPSQQVLHRIFNSRQLALKLIANVTYGYTAAGFSGRMPCAELADSIVQCGRRTLEKAISFVNAHEKWKARVIYGDTDSLFVLLKGRSVKESFQIGNEIASAITAMNPNPVTLKMEKVYHPCFLLTKKRYVGYSYESPEQSEPVFDAKGIETVRRDTCGAVAKTMEKSLRLFFEHQDISEVKEYLQRQWTRIVSGRFSLQDFVFAKEVRLGTYSSLPPAAIVATKAMRADPRAEPRYAERIPYVVIHGEPGARLIDMVVDPMELLAIDSPFRLNDLYYINKHIIPALQRVFGLVGGNLNQWLIEMPRPVRKASTKRPCYAPNPLRTRIDYYYISKHCILCGELVQASAHLCNQCSQKGTAAAAAAAAVTGRTSKLEREMQHLAAICHHCGGGDWGVKCTSLACSVLFERQKVQKELQSLSSVAADEGFYPNCMVEWF; encoded by the exons ATGATGTCTCTCGTGCTGCCAAGCTTCTTTTG TGCAGTTCTTGATAGAAGTTTACAGCCCTATGAATCGCATATTCCCTTCATTCTCCAGTTTCTG GTCGACTATAACTTGTATGGGATGGGCCTAATACATTTATCGAAGATGAAATTCCGTCATCCAGTACCAGATGCTTTCTCAGCAAGAAAATCTGATTTCCAG GCATACACGAGTTGTGATGCATCTTTAAGTTCACCAATTTGGATATCGTCATCAATCCCAGCTGATTGGATGTGGCAAGCTCCTTTTGAATATGAGGCGTCATCAGATCAGGACATTTTTATTAAACGTCAAAGTATTTGTGAACTTGAGGGGGATGCTTCTCTAGATG AGATTATTAACCGGCAGTTTAAACTTTATTCATCTCTCTCACAAACCTGTTCAGATGTGAAAATGGTTCAATCTCTTGTCCCTATTTGGGAG gaggaatatgaaaggactggaATGCATGAGGTGGCAATGCCTCTTGATCCTACAAAACCACTGTCAGAAGATGTTCTTAAAACTCTATCACTGGATCTTGATTTTGACAACAGACTAATTGAACTATATGCTGATGCTACTGCATCATCTATTGTTGAGGGAAATTTGGTTGGACTTGTTCATATTAACCCTGCCAATGTAGATGGAGAAGCTTTGAAGTGTTCTAAAGAAACAGCAACAGTTGGCTATTTGTTACCACACGAAAGAGAAGGTGGTCCAACAGCTGCTGGAGAGAGGGATACAAGTCCTAATATATTGTCTACTGACGAAGTACAATCATCAGGAATTATTGAAACATTAGATTCAAAG GCTGCAGATAAGGAAGCCCTTGGTCTATTGAGGTGGCTAGCCACTTCCCAGGCTGTTGAAGATATAAACTCTGATGATGAACTTGTTCGTGAAACCATTTTGAGTCCTTTGTTGCCTGCAACTATTGATAAGGTGCTGGAGAAAGCTAATATTGATTATGAAAGTGAATCTCAAAAGGAGTGTCAAGACATTCTTGATTCCATTGATGATTTGATTGACTTTGAGGATCTGAGAGGAAGAGCTTCTCACTCTTCTGATCAGAATCATTCTTCTAGAAATTCATCAGAAGAAATGATTCCACAAGTGGATGGCTCTGGGGATGATATGTTCTCAACTCATTGTACTGGATCAACTGAAAATGCATCTGAAATGAAGACAAGTGGACTTGAACAGTCTTTGGAATGCCAGGAATTGCAGGATGTTGGCGGGAGATTCACCAGTAAGAACAAAAGAAAGCAACCTGTCTGGGGCTCTTTGCCATTTTCCACATCACAAAAGGTGAATAATGACTTAGAGGCTGTGGATTTCCATATAATTGATGAGTGTGTAAGTGAAACTAAAGATCGTGTAGGTACAAGTTTCTTGGCTGTTAATGAGGCGGGAAATTGTGCAGATGGTTTCATGAAAAATGCAGGTACAGATATTCATGTTTTAAAGGAATCAATTGCTTCGGTTGGATGCTCTATGCGAGACTTGATGAGGAAAAAGCGATCTTACCGTGGTGAACCACGTGATTGTGGGCCTGGTAGAGTTAAAAAGGTGCTTTTGGAAGGGGAGCAAAGGGAAGGCATCTTTCTCGTCCCTAGACGTTTAAGTGGCGAACTTGACAAACACTCTACTGAGTCTCTCAATTTGAAGCAATCTTTTACAGGCCAACAAACAAATTTCCATGGGGCTTCTGAGGTTAAAGCAGCACATTCGGATGGTCCCATGTATGGCAAGCGCCCTCTTTTGTCCAGCAGTGAGAGTTCGTTTCATGCTAGTAAGTTGAAAGATGTTAATCTTGGTTCTCATGAAAGGATTGGTGATGAGGTTGGCAAAGGAGCTTCCACCAGACATGTAGATTTCACAGGAGCATGTGCTTCTCAAGTTCACACAAGAGCAGGACTTTGTAATCCCAAGAATGTAGATTCTACAGCTTCCATGAGTCACTATGAAATTTACGGCCGTAAAGAGTCTGATTTTGGTGCAGTTACCTTGAATAATGAGAGATTTCAGCAACTAGATGCTGCTTCTTCAAGCTGTTTGCTAAGTGATCCGGTTGGATGTGAAGTATCTGGTGCAGATTGTTACTTGTATGAAAGTGGCCATAAAGATAAACAGTCTCTGGGATGGGTAGATAACAAGTCTGATGATAATCCTGTGGGCACTGCAACTGATTCAGTGGGTCTGTTAAAAGAGAATTGTGGTGTTGGCAAACCAGGAGGGCATTGTGTGTTATCTGGGCTCAGCCGCTCAAAAGCAAAATGTACAGAACTAATCGGCATGACCTTCTCCAGTAAACCTCCTATTGCAGGCTGGACAGATGGAGCATTTGAAAATCTTTCATTTCTGCCTACTACCTCTAATCTGGCGGAGGAAAATTATGACAGAAAAACAG GGGGAGATTTGGAtgattttcttcccttttttgaTGGGGACTGTCAAGAAGTGAAAGAAGACATGGACAAGCATGGTAGAAATAGCGACTCGAATTCTGATCAAGTTGTCATCGGGGTCCCTACTCACTGTCAAAATGATGGCTCTTACTTGTATCTTTTAACATCTGTATTCTCACCTCCTTCTGCAGATAGTGTATATAGATGGCTATCATGTGAAGACAAAG GTACTTCTGGAGGCAACAACGTAGCATTGGTGGAGCCATCAGCTTTAATAA GTTCATCTAGCATTTTGATTGGTTCAAAAAGTTATTTGCCCAATGATTTTGACAAGGCTTTGCCTGAATCTAGCTCCGAATCTCATGTGAAGCCTATTCTTGATCCTTTGTGTTACGAAATCCCTGGAAGCCTTAATACAGAAAGGGCTCCATATGGCGATGAGATGACAACAATCATGCAGGGCGGAGAAGGTATTGCAAAAGAAAAGGTTTGCTCTGGTTTCTCGCAAGATATGTCTCAGATTTCAGGACCAGATGGGAAATCACGGCTTACTCCTCTTAGTCAAAGTGGATTTCGGGATCCTGCCAGTGTTGGTGGTGGGCAACAATTGACATTGTTGAGTATAGAG GTTCAAGCAGAATCAAGAGGTGATCTCAGACCTGATCCTCGATTTGATGCTGTCAATGTTATAGTTCTTGCCATCCAAAATGATACTGATTCTATCGCCGAAGTTTATGTGCTTTTGCGTGGTAAAACTGAAGCTTACAAGAG GAGCTTAGATGGAATACCTGGCTGCAAGATGTTGGTTTTCTCTGAGGAGAAGTACTTATTCAGTCACTTTATGAAGTTTGTATGTTCATATGACCCAGATATAGTAATGGGTTGGGATATTCAAGGGGGTTCTCTAGGATTTTTGGCAGAAAGGGCTTCACATCTTGGTATAGTTTTACTCAGTAACATATCTCGGACACCATCTGAAACCAAGATAGCTGCTGGAGACTTACCTGAGATTCTTAATAATATATTTCCCGAGTCAATTGCTGATCCCGTCGCAATAGAAGATGCAATAATCGAGGATGAATGGGGTCGAACTCATGCCAGTGGTGTTCATGTAGGTGGTAGAATTGTCTTGAATGTGTGGCGTCTGATGCGCAGTGAAGTCAAGCTTAGTATGTACACGATTGAAGCAGTAGCTGATGCTGTGCTGAGGCGAAAAATTCCTGCATATCATCACAAATTACTGACAAAATGGTTTTCAAGTGGTCCTGGACATGGGAGATTTAGGTGTATAGAGTATGTGATAGAGAGAGCAAGGTTGAACCTTGAGATGATGAACCAACTTGATATG ATAAGTCGAACATCAGAACTTGCTCGTGTCTTTGGCATTGACTTTTTTTCAGTTCTTTCTCGCGGTTCACAATATCGTGTTGAATCAATGCTCTTGAGATTGGCACATACACAAAATTATCTGGCTATATCCCCCGGAACTCAACAGGTTGCTTCTCAACCTGCAATGGAGTGCCTGCCTCTTGTAATGGAACCAGAGTCTGGCTTTTATGCAGATCCAGTTGTTGTCTTGGATTTTCAGTCTCTATATCCATCAATGATAATTGCATACAACCTTTGCTTTTCTACATGCCTTGGCAAAGTTGCATCTTCCAAGTCAAATACACTTGGGGTTAGTTCATATTCACCAGATCCGTATGTTCTGCAGGCTGTGAAAAATGATATTCTGCTTACTCCAAATAGTGTCATGTATGTATCTCCAAAGGTCCGTAAGGGCATACTGCCCCGTTTATTGGAGGAAATATTATCGACTAGAATAATGGTGAAAGAAGCTATGAAAAGGTTGAGCCCCTCACAGCAAGTTCTTCACAGGATATTTAATTCTAGACAGCTTGCTTTGAAGCTGATTGCAAATGTGACATATGGCTATACAGCTGCTGGATTTAGTGGTCGCATGCCTTGTGCGGAGCTGGCAGACAGTATTGTTCAGTGTGGCCGCCGTACTCTTGAAAAGGCAATCTCATTTGTGAATGCACATGAGAAGTGGAAAGCTAGAGTTATTTATGGTGATACTGATAGCTTGTTTGTGCTCCTCAAGGGACGCTCAGTCAAAGAGTCTTTTCAAATTGGTAATGAGATTGCATCTGCAATCACTGCCATGAATCCAAATCCAGTCACTTTAAAAATGGAGAAAGTTTATCACCCATGCTTCCTCCTTACTAAAAAACGCTATGTTGGTTACAGTTATGAGAGCCCAGAGCAGTCTGAACCTGTGTTCGATGCTAAAGGTATTGAAACAGTACGCAGGGATACATGTGGAGCTGTTGCAAAGACAATGGAGAAGTCGTTGAGACTCTTTTTTGAACATCAAGACATCTCTGAGGTCAAAGAATATTTGCAGCGTCAATGGACACGGATTGTATCTGGTAGGTTCTCTCTTCAGGATTTTGTTTTTGCAAAGGAGGTTCGATTGGGTACCTACTCTTCTCTCCCACCGGCAGCAATTGTGGCCACAAAAGCAATGAGAGCCGATCCCAGGGCTGAACCACGCTATGCAGAGCGAATACCTTATGTTGTAATACATGGGGAGCCCGGGGCCCGTCTAATTGATATGGTTGTGGATCCAATGGAACTTTTGGCGATTGATTCGCCCTTTAGATTAAATGATTTGTATTACATCAACAAACATATAATCCCAGCTTTGCAGCGGGTATTTGGACTGGTTGGAGGTAACTTGAACCAGTGGCTAATAGAGATGCCACGTCCAGTCCGGAAAGCCTCTACCAAACGTCCTTGTTATGCTCCAAATCCACTCCGAACCAGAATTGATTATTACTACATCTCTAAACATTGTATACTTTGCGGTGAGTTGGTTCAGGCATCAGCCCATCTCTGCAATCAGTGTTCGCAAAAGGGAACtgctgcagcagcagcagctgcAGCTGTGACAGGAAGAACTTcaaaattggagagagagatgcaACACCTTGCTGCaatatgtcatcattgtggaGGTGGTGACTGGGGAGTCAAGTGCACTTCGCTGGCATGCTCAGTGTTGTTCGAGAGGCAGAAAGTTCAGAAGGAGCTACAAAGTCTTTCCTCTGTGGCTGCTGATGAAGGTTTCTACCCAAATTGTATGGTCGAGTGGTTCTGA